One genomic window of Diospyros lotus cultivar Yz01 chromosome 8, ASM1463336v1, whole genome shotgun sequence includes the following:
- the LOC127808886 gene encoding ras-related protein RABF2b — protein sequence MAATANNNINAKLVLLGDVGAGKSSLVLRFVKGQFVEFQESTIGAAFFSQTLAVNDATIKFEIWDTAGQERYHSLAPMYYRGAAAAIIVYDITNQASFERAKKWVQELQAQGNRNMVMALAGNKVDLLNARKVPAEDAQVYAQENGLFFMETSAKAATNVNDIFYEIAKRLPRVQPAPNPSGMVLTERQAEKTTAASCCS from the exons ATGGCCGCCACTGCAAACAATAACATCAACGCCAAATTG gtGCTTCTTGGGGATGTGGGAGCTGGAAAATCTAGTTTGGTGTTGCGTTTTGTCAAAGGACAATTTGTTGAATTTCAG GAATCAACTATTGGTGCTGCTTTTTTCTCCCAAACCTTGGCTGTAAATGATGCaactataaaatttgaaatttgggATACAGCAGGTCAAGAGAGATACCATAGCTTAGCTCCCATGTACTATAGAGGGGCTGCGGCTGCAATAATTGTATATGATATAACAAATCAA GCTTCTTTTGAAAGAGCAAAGAAATGGGTCCAAGAGCTTCAAGCCCAAG GTAATCGGAACATGGTTATGGCTCTTGCTGGGAATAAAGTTGATTTGCTAAATGCAAGAAAGGTGCCAGCCGAG GATGCACAGGTATATGCACAGGAAAATGGCCTTTTCTTCATGGAAACCTCTGCGAAAGCTGCAACCAATGTAAATGACATTTTCTACGAAATAG CAAAGAGACTGCCTCGAGTGCAGCCTGCGCCAAACCCATCAGGAATGGTTCTTACGGAGAGACAAGCGGAGAAAACCACAGCTGCTTCTTGTTGCTCCTAA